From the genome of Erythrobacter litoralis, one region includes:
- a CDS encoding SufD family Fe-S cluster assembly protein: MTEATTLPTPALPTRRDEAWRYADIDALGRIGTDALDNWREVSLDAGETKRECMIVGSGAPELHRIRVTLGEGARLELFASNAGSDYTRVEVEVTLARGAHFEFGGVTIGGGDVTREFVTTVRHDHPEATSNQTVRAVHWDTATGNFLGEIKVAKDAQKTDAAQDFKGLLLEAGASANAVPQLEIFADDVKCAHGATVGELDETARFYMAARGLSPELAQRLLVQAFIADAFVSLDDEDQHARLLDAALAALEEAPR, from the coding sequence ATGACCGAAGCGACAACCCTCCCCACTCCCGCTCTGCCGACAAGGCGCGACGAGGCGTGGCGCTATGCCGATATCGACGCGCTCGGCCGGATCGGTACCGACGCGCTCGACAATTGGCGCGAGGTCTCGCTCGATGCGGGCGAAACGAAGCGCGAATGCATGATCGTCGGCTCCGGCGCGCCCGAACTCCACCGGATTCGGGTGACGCTGGGCGAAGGCGCGCGGCTTGAGCTGTTCGCGAGCAATGCGGGCAGCGATTACACCCGCGTCGAAGTCGAGGTGACGCTTGCCCGCGGGGCGCATTTCGAATTCGGCGGCGTGACGATCGGCGGCGGGGATGTGACCCGCGAATTCGTCACCACGGTGCGGCACGATCATCCGGAGGCGACCAGCAACCAGACCGTGCGGGCTGTCCACTGGGACACCGCCACCGGCAATTTCCTTGGCGAGATCAAGGTCGCAAAGGATGCGCAGAAAACCGACGCGGCGCAGGATTTCAAGGGCCTGCTGCTCGAAGCCGGGGCGAGCGCGAACGCCGTCCCGCAGCTCGAAATCTTCGCCGACGACGTCAAATGCGCGCATGGCGCGACCGTCGGCGAGCTTGACGAGACCGCCCGTTTCTACATGGCCGCACGCGGGCTTTCGCCCGAACTCGCGCAGCGCCTGCTGGTGCAGGCCTTCATCGCGGACGCCTTCGTCTCGCTCGACGACGAGGACCAGCATGCCCGCCTGCTCGATGCCGCGCTCGCAGCGCTGGAGGAAGCACCACGATGA